A genomic stretch from Cloacibacterium caeni includes:
- a CDS encoding DUF2116 family Zn-ribbon domain-containing protein produces MQNCLECGEKIMGRIDKKFCSDACRNAFNNKQNKDQTNLMRNINNKLRKNFKILSEQNFIENKAKTTRNKLSVAGFDFEYFTNIKTYKNGAQYYFVYDFGYKFLEDDFILVVKKEV; encoded by the coding sequence ATGCAAAACTGTCTAGAATGTGGCGAAAAAATCATGGGCAGAATAGATAAGAAATTCTGCAGTGATGCTTGTAGAAACGCCTTTAACAATAAACAGAACAAAGACCAAACCAACCTTATGCGCAATATTAACAATAAATTGCGCAAGAATTTCAAGATTCTCTCTGAACAAAATTTTATAGAAAACAAAGCCAAAACCACTAGAAATAAACTTTCGGTTGCAGGTTTTGATTTCGAATATTTCACCAATATTAAAACCTATAAAAACGGCGCTCAATATTATTTTGTGTATGATTTTGGGTATAAATTTTTAGAAGATGATTTTATTCTGGTGGTAAAAAAAGAAGTTTAA
- a CDS encoding NfeD family protein, giving the protein MTDFFTGMSVLQQAFWYSALLSSIIFLLQTILTFVGVESSDLDTDFDGDFHHVDAPFEWFTFRNLINFLLGFGWTGVAFFGEMNDYLLVALATLVGLIFVAIFFIIIKQFLKLQEDNTFQMEKTIGKTAEVYLKIPAHKSGTGKIQVSINGSFHELNAVTEGEEILSGESVKIINTENKILIVEKN; this is encoded by the coding sequence ATGACCGATTTCTTTACTGGGATGAGCGTGCTTCAGCAAGCATTTTGGTATTCTGCTCTCCTATCCAGCATTATTTTTTTATTGCAAACCATTCTCACTTTTGTAGGAGTAGAGTCTTCTGATTTAGATACAGATTTTGATGGAGACTTTCATCATGTAGATGCACCTTTTGAATGGTTTACCTTCCGAAATCTTATTAATTTTCTTCTTGGATTTGGGTGGACTGGTGTTGCTTTTTTTGGCGAAATGAATGATTATCTTCTGGTAGCTTTAGCAACTTTAGTAGGATTAATTTTCGTGGCGATATTCTTTATCATCATCAAGCAATTTCTAAAATTACAAGAAGACAACACCTTTCAAATGGAAAAAACCATCGGAAAAACCGCTGAAGTTTATCTTAAAATTCCCGCTCATAAATCTGGAACTGGAAAAATTCAGGTAAGCATTAATGGTAGTTTTCATGAACTCAATGCAGTAACAGAAGGAGAAGAAATTCTTTCTGGCGAAAGCGTGAAAATCATCAATACAGAAAACAAAATTTTAATTGTAGAAAAAAATTAA
- a CDS encoding flotillin family protein, with translation MEPFIIIVIVAIVIFVTILALISRYKRCPSDKILVIYGRTGGQSAKCIHGGGAFIWPVIQDFAYLDLKPISIEANLTNALSRQNIRVDVPCRFTIAISTEPDSMGNAAERLLGLAPEQIQELSKDILFGQLRLVIATMTIEEINSDRDKFLDNISKNVDTELKKIGLKLINVNVTDIKDESGYIEALGKEAAAKAINEAKISVAEQEKIGETGKASADREKDVVIAETQRDRDVKIAVTQKDREVSIASAKKDESIGKAEAEKEARIATSLANSIAVKGENEAKITIANSDAQRREKEAEALKIAMAAEKVQSAKALEESYLAEQKAETARAERERSTQNANIVVPAEIARQKAIIDAEAEAEKIRLQAKGEADAIFAKMEAEAKGLYEILTKQAEGYDQIVKAAGGDTNSAFQLLLIEKLPELVKTQVEAVKNIKIDKITVWDGGNNPEGSTSTANFVSGMMKTVPPLNDLFNMAGLNLPSYLKGENPKEEDAKIIEEKPTKPEGESPKA, from the coding sequence ATGGAACCTTTTATTATTATCGTTATTGTTGCAATTGTAATATTTGTAACTATTCTAGCCCTTATTTCTAGGTACAAAAGATGTCCTTCTGACAAAATCTTAGTCATCTACGGAAGAACTGGCGGTCAATCTGCTAAATGTATTCACGGAGGTGGTGCTTTTATTTGGCCTGTTATTCAAGATTTTGCTTATCTAGACCTTAAGCCAATTTCTATTGAAGCCAATCTTACCAATGCCCTTTCTAGACAAAACATCAGAGTAGACGTGCCTTGTAGATTTACCATCGCTATTTCTACCGAGCCAGATTCTATGGGAAATGCTGCAGAAAGATTATTAGGACTTGCTCCAGAACAAATTCAAGAACTTTCTAAAGATATTCTTTTTGGTCAATTGCGTTTGGTGATTGCTACCATGACTATTGAAGAAATTAACTCAGATAGAGATAAATTCCTTGATAATATTTCTAAAAACGTAGATACAGAACTTAAAAAAATTGGTTTAAAACTTATTAACGTAAACGTAACCGATATTAAAGATGAATCTGGCTACATAGAAGCTCTTGGTAAAGAAGCTGCTGCAAAAGCGATTAACGAAGCTAAAATTTCTGTAGCGGAGCAAGAAAAAATCGGGGAAACAGGTAAAGCAAGTGCAGACCGAGAAAAAGATGTAGTCATTGCGGAAACACAAAGAGATAGAGATGTAAAAATTGCCGTTACTCAAAAAGATAGAGAAGTAAGCATTGCCTCAGCGAAAAAAGATGAAAGCATCGGTAAAGCTGAAGCAGAAAAAGAAGCGAGAATCGCAACTTCTCTAGCCAACTCTATCGCTGTAAAAGGAGAAAATGAAGCAAAAATTACCATTGCCAATTCTGATGCACAAAGACGTGAAAAAGAAGCGGAAGCGCTTAAAATAGCAATGGCTGCTGAAAAAGTACAATCCGCAAAAGCTTTAGAGGAATCTTACTTAGCCGAACAAAAAGCTGAAACCGCAAGAGCTGAAAGAGAACGTTCTACACAGAATGCCAATATTGTAGTTCCTGCTGAAATAGCAAGACAAAAAGCCATTATTGATGCAGAAGCAGAAGCAGAAAAAATAAGACTTCAGGCAAAAGGTGAAGCAGACGCGATTTTTGCAAAAATGGAAGCAGAAGCAAAAGGTCTTTATGAAATCTTAACCAAACAAGCAGAAGGTTATGACCAAATTGTAAAAGCTGCAGGTGGTGATACCAATAGTGCTTTCCAATTATTATTGATTGAAAAATTACCAGAATTGGTAAAAACTCAAGTGGAAGCAGTTAAAAATATCAAAATTGATAAAATTACTGTTTGGGATGGCGGAAACAATCCTGAAGGAAGTACTTCTACTGCTAATTTTGTTTCAGGAATGATGAAAACCGTTCCTCCATTGAATGATTTATTCAATATGGCAGGACTTAATCTTCCGTCTTACTTAAAAGGCGAAAATCCTAAAGAAGAGGATGCTAAAATAATAGAAGAAAAACCTACAAAACCAGAAGGTGAATCTCCAAAAGCATAA
- a CDS encoding CvfB family protein — MQLGKTQTLKIAEKNTSGLFLESQTGERAFLPKIFADENAEIGDEISVFVYQDDSALKATTEIPLCEVGEFAVMTCVQSLPSGAFMDWGIIKDLFIPYKQQKGKILEGKRYLVYVYVDDVSDRITGTTKFKRNQSYENVPFKKGEEVNLIIAGESEIGFNVVVNKKYLGLIYTSDVFKKLYPLSEEKGYIKTIREDGKIDVTLQKQGYENNHDEFQQKILQKLEENYGILYLSDKSEPEEIKQELQMSKKNFKKAIGGLYKDQVIEILEDKIRLINEE, encoded by the coding sequence ATGCAGTTAGGAAAAACTCAAACTTTAAAAATCGCAGAAAAAAATACCTCTGGACTTTTCTTAGAATCTCAAACCGGTGAAAGAGCTTTTTTGCCTAAAATTTTTGCAGACGAAAATGCAGAAATAGGCGATGAAATATCAGTTTTCGTGTATCAAGATGATTCTGCCTTAAAAGCTACTACAGAAATTCCGCTTTGTGAAGTAGGAGAGTTTGCAGTGATGACTTGCGTGCAATCTTTACCAAGTGGCGCTTTTATGGATTGGGGAATTATCAAAGATTTATTTATTCCGTACAAGCAACAAAAAGGTAAAATTCTAGAAGGAAAACGTTATTTGGTTTACGTTTATGTAGATGATGTTTCAGACAGAATTACAGGAACCACTAAGTTTAAGAGAAATCAGTCTTACGAAAATGTTCCTTTCAAAAAAGGCGAAGAAGTAAATCTTATCATTGCAGGAGAATCTGAAATTGGGTTCAATGTAGTGGTGAATAAAAAATATTTGGGCTTAATTTATACTTCGGATGTATTTAAAAAATTATATCCACTGTCTGAAGAAAAAGGCTACATCAAAACCATCAGAGAAGACGGTAAAATAGATGTTACGCTTCAGAAACAAGGTTATGAAAACAATCATGATGAATTTCAACAGAAAATTCTTCAGAAATTAGAAGAAAATTACGGAATTCTTTATCTCTCAGACAAATCAGAACCCGAAGAAATAAAGCAAGAACTGCAAATGAGTAAAAAGAATTTCAAAAAAGCAATTGGCGGTTTATACAAAGACCAAGTCATAGAAATTCTAGAAGACAAAATCAGACTCATCAACGAAGAATAA
- a CDS encoding VOC family protein: MITKPIFPCLWYDGKAREAADFYCQIFPNSKILSDNGMVVKFELNGREFMGLNGGPNFKFDEAVSFCIECETQEEIDYYWENLLKNGGNEKVCGWLTDQFGMCWQVYPKVLIELMNDAEKAPKAVEAFQKMIKFDIQALLDAVK; this comes from the coding sequence ATGATTACAAAACCTATATTTCCATGTCTTTGGTACGATGGAAAAGCCAGAGAAGCTGCGGATTTTTATTGCCAAATTTTCCCTAATTCTAAAATCCTTTCGGATAATGGAATGGTCGTAAAATTTGAACTGAACGGAAGAGAATTCATGGGATTAAATGGCGGCCCGAATTTCAAATTTGATGAAGCTGTTTCTTTTTGTATAGAATGCGAAACACAAGAAGAAATAGATTACTACTGGGAAAATCTACTAAAAAATGGTGGAAACGAAAAAGTTTGCGGTTGGCTTACAGACCAGTTCGGAATGTGTTGGCAAGTCTATCCTAAAGTTTTAATAGAATTGATGAATGACGCCGAAAAAGCACCAAAAGCAGTAGAAGCATTTCAGAAAATGATAAAATTTGATATACAAGCTTTACTTGATGCTGTGAAATAA
- the lpdA gene encoding dihydrolipoyl dehydrogenase, whose protein sequence is MSQFDVTVIGSGPGGYVAALRCAQLGFKTALIEKYSTLGGTCLNVGCIPSKALLDSSEHFENAKHNFANHGIIINEPQADLARMVARKNEVVDQTTKGINFLMDKNKVTVFEGLGSFESATQVKVTKNDGSSEILETKYAIVATGSKPSTLPFITIDKERIITSTEALNLKEIPKHLVVIGGGVIGLELGSVYLRLGSQVTVVEYMDKIIPTMDGALSKELTKVLKKQGMKFMLSTGVQSVERNGDSVKITAKDKKGEEVSVEGDYVLVSVGRKPFTEGLGLEKAGVELDERGRVKVNDHLQTNVANIYAIGDVVKGAMLAHKAEEEGVFVAETLAGQKPHINYNLIPGVVYTWPEVAGVGKTEEQLKEEGAAYKVGSFPMRALGRSRASGDIDGLIKILADEKTDEVLGVHMIGARAADLIAEAVTAMEFRASAEDISRMSHAHPTYAEAIKEAALDATGKRAIHM, encoded by the coding sequence ATGTCACAATTTGATGTTACTGTAATTGGTTCAGGACCTGGTGGTTACGTAGCTGCATTAAGATGCGCGCAATTAGGTTTCAAAACTGCTCTTATCGAGAAATATTCTACTTTGGGAGGAACTTGCTTAAATGTAGGTTGTATTCCGTCAAAAGCGCTTTTAGATAGCTCAGAACATTTCGAAAATGCAAAGCACAATTTTGCAAATCACGGAATTATTATTAACGAACCTCAAGCTGATTTGGCAAGAATGGTGGCTCGTAAAAACGAAGTAGTAGACCAAACTACTAAAGGAATTAATTTCTTGATGGACAAAAATAAAGTAACTGTTTTTGAAGGTTTAGGAAGCTTCGAATCTGCTACTCAAGTAAAAGTAACGAAAAATGATGGTTCTTCTGAAATTTTAGAAACCAAATATGCCATTGTTGCTACAGGTTCTAAACCATCTACTTTGCCTTTCATCACTATAGATAAAGAAAGAATTATCACTTCTACGGAAGCGTTGAATTTAAAAGAAATTCCAAAACATTTAGTAGTAATCGGTGGTGGTGTAATTGGTTTAGAATTAGGTTCTGTTTATTTGAGATTAGGTTCTCAGGTAACCGTTGTAGAATATATGGATAAAATTATCCCAACTATGGATGGTGCTTTGTCTAAAGAATTGACTAAAGTTCTTAAAAAACAAGGTATGAAATTCATGCTTTCGACTGGAGTTCAATCTGTAGAAAGAAATGGAGATTCTGTAAAAATTACAGCGAAAGACAAAAAAGGAGAAGAAGTAAGTGTAGAAGGAGATTATGTTTTAGTTTCTGTAGGTAGAAAACCATTCACAGAAGGTCTTGGCTTAGAAAAAGCTGGAGTAGAATTAGACGAAAGAGGAAGAGTAAAAGTAAACGACCATTTACAGACTAATGTTGCCAATATTTATGCAATTGGCGATGTAGTAAAAGGAGCTATGTTGGCTCACAAAGCGGAAGAAGAAGGCGTTTTCGTAGCTGAAACTTTAGCAGGTCAAAAACCACACATTAATTATAACTTAATTCCAGGAGTAGTTTACACTTGGCCAGAAGTTGCAGGAGTAGGTAAAACCGAAGAGCAATTAAAAGAAGAAGGAGCAGCTTATAAAGTAGGTTCTTTTCCAATGAGAGCTTTAGGAAGAAGCCGTGCTTCTGGAGATATTGACGGATTAATTAAAATTTTGGCTGATGAAAAAACAGACGAAGTTTTAGGCGTTCACATGATTGGTGCAAGAGCTGCAGATTTAATTGCAGAAGCTGTAACCGCTATGGAATTCCGTGCAAGTGCAGAAGATATTTCTAGAATGTCTCATGCACATCCTACTTATGCAGAAGCGATTAAAGAAGCTGCATTAGACGCTACAGGAAAGCGCGCGATTCACATGTAA
- a CDS encoding glycosyltransferase: MKKSILFILPDLNAGGAERIVTTIANHLPREKFSPSILLLRKEGLYLDFLQNDVEIIDIKTPRIRHALKPILKQIRKRKPDIVFSGFGEVNAYLSLFIKLFPKTKFIARETNVVSQHVTRKEIRFFYKFYNNYNKIICQSDDMMNDLIENFKIKKDKLIKINNPVDFNFIEEKLENATKPESYREGYKNVVAIGNLSSRKGFDNLLKVFVKLKQHKVLLHILGDGRDKELLHQMKLNLGLENVIFHGIQKNPYPFLKFADLFVLSSRYEGFPNVLLEAGACGTYALANNCKGGINEIIQPKINGEISDIENHEVFAAKIVEILEQNHDSEAIKNSIQSRFSKEMILEKYFEVLEKI, encoded by the coding sequence ATGAAAAAATCTATCCTTTTTATCCTTCCAGATCTTAATGCAGGTGGTGCAGAACGCATTGTGACTACCATTGCCAATCATTTGCCTAGAGAAAAATTTTCTCCAAGCATTTTATTGTTGAGAAAAGAAGGTTTGTATTTAGATTTTTTACAAAATGATGTTGAAATAATTGATATTAAAACGCCAAGAATTCGTCATGCACTAAAACCGATTTTAAAGCAAATCAGAAAGAGAAAGCCAGACATCGTTTTCAGTGGTTTTGGCGAAGTAAATGCATATTTATCACTCTTCATCAAACTCTTCCCAAAAACAAAATTTATTGCCAGAGAAACCAATGTTGTTTCTCAACATGTTACTAGAAAAGAAATCCGTTTTTTCTATAAATTTTACAATAATTACAATAAAATCATTTGCCAAAGTGATGATATGATGAATGATTTGATAGAGAATTTTAAGATTAAAAAAGATAAACTCATCAAAATCAACAATCCAGTAGATTTCAATTTCATAGAAGAAAAATTAGAAAATGCTACTAAACCTGAAAGCTATCGGGAAGGTTATAAAAACGTTGTCGCCATTGGAAATTTATCTTCAAGAAAAGGTTTCGATAATCTCTTGAAGGTTTTTGTGAAATTAAAACAACACAAAGTGTTGTTGCATATTTTAGGAGACGGAAGAGACAAGGAATTGCTTCACCAAATGAAGCTAAATTTAGGATTAGAAAACGTGATTTTTCATGGAATTCAAAAAAATCCTTATCCGTTTTTGAAGTTTGCAGATTTATTTGTGTTGAGTTCCAGATACGAAGGCTTCCCGAATGTTTTGTTAGAAGCTGGAGCTTGCGGAACGTATGCTTTAGCCAACAATTGCAAAGGCGGAATTAATGAAATTATTCAACCGAAAATCAACGGAGAAATTTCAGATATAGAAAATCACGAAGTATTCGCAGCTAAAATTGTAGAAATTTTAGAACAAAATCATGATTCGGAAGCGATTAAAAATTCAATACAATCTAGATTTTCAAAAGAAATGATTTTAGAGAAATATTTTGAGGTTTTAGAAAAGATTTAA
- the recQ gene encoding DNA helicase RecQ has protein sequence MKTKHEDLTSALKKYFGFSTFKGRQEEIISTLLSGNDVFVLMPTGGGKSLCYQLPALLSEGTAIVVSPLIALMKNQVDAINGISAEEGVGHVLNSSLNKTQTKQVFDDIKSGKTKLLYVAPESLVKEEYLNFLKEIKISFVAIDEAHCISEWGHDFRPEYRNLKLIIDKIAKVPVIALTATATPKVQDDIQKTLGMNSAMVFKDSFNRPNLYYEIRPKVNVDREIVKFINQHKGKSGIVYCLSRRKVEEFSQLLQVNGINALPYHAGLDQKTRVMNQDKFLMEEADVIVATIAFGMGIDKPDVRFVIHYDIPKSLESYYQETGRAGRDGGEGHCLAFYDPKDIEKLEKFLAQKPVSEREIGLQLLNEVVGYAETSMSRRQYLLYYFGEEFDPINGDGAKMDDNSVNPPKLKDASKDLKKVLEIVKDLEEKFRTKDLISIILGKESATTKAYKLENSKHFGIGKSENDNYWKSIIRQATVQGYLTKDIETYGVLKLSEKAKNFLSGKETPEFMIAEDREYNLAAIADAEQVQVQAGGGLDQNLFAQLKELRKKVAKKHGIPPYTVFMDPSLEDMTVQYPISVDEIAKVYGVGEGKAKKYGKEFAEFIAKYVEDNNIERTQDMVLKTVANKSSHKVFIIQNTDKKIDLEDIAKAKHLSMDDLLSEMESIVYQGTKLNIDYYIEENFDEDIVDDFMDFMKESESDSMKVLLAEFGDDLTDEEVRMLRIKFISDVAN, from the coding sequence ATGAAGACTAAACATGAAGATTTAACAAGTGCACTAAAAAAATATTTCGGATTTTCTACTTTTAAGGGAAGACAAGAAGAAATTATTTCCACATTATTGAGTGGTAATGATGTTTTCGTATTGATGCCAACTGGCGGTGGTAAATCGTTGTGTTACCAACTTCCTGCACTTCTTTCAGAAGGAACTGCCATTGTAGTTTCTCCTCTGATTGCTTTAATGAAAAACCAAGTAGATGCCATTAATGGTATTTCTGCCGAAGAAGGAGTAGGTCATGTCCTGAATTCTTCTCTCAATAAAACCCAAACAAAACAAGTTTTTGATGATATCAAAAGCGGGAAAACCAAGTTGCTCTATGTAGCTCCAGAAAGTTTAGTAAAAGAAGAATATCTCAATTTCTTGAAGGAAATTAAAATTTCTTTCGTGGCGATAGACGAAGCCCACTGTATTTCGGAATGGGGACACGATTTCCGACCAGAATACAGAAATCTCAAATTAATTATTGATAAAATTGCAAAAGTTCCTGTAATAGCATTAACTGCAACTGCTACACCAAAAGTTCAGGATGATATTCAGAAAACTTTGGGAATGAATAGTGCAATGGTTTTCAAAGATAGTTTTAATAGACCTAATCTTTACTACGAAATTCGTCCTAAAGTAAATGTAGACAGAGAAATCGTAAAATTTATCAATCAACACAAAGGAAAATCAGGAATTGTTTATTGTTTGAGCCGAAGAAAAGTAGAGGAGTTTTCTCAGCTATTGCAGGTAAATGGTATTAATGCATTGCCTTATCACGCTGGTCTTGACCAAAAAACAAGAGTGATGAATCAAGATAAATTCTTGATGGAAGAAGCAGATGTAATTGTGGCTACCATTGCTTTCGGAATGGGAATTGACAAGCCAGATGTAAGATTTGTCATTCATTATGATATTCCAAAGTCGCTAGAAAGTTATTACCAAGAAACAGGTAGAGCGGGTAGAGATGGAGGAGAAGGTCATTGTCTTGCTTTTTATGATCCAAAAGATATTGAAAAATTAGAAAAATTCTTAGCTCAAAAACCAGTTTCTGAACGTGAAATCGGACTTCAACTTTTGAATGAAGTAGTAGGTTACGCCGAAACTTCTATGAGCAGAAGACAATATTTACTCTATTATTTCGGAGAAGAATTTGACCCAATCAATGGTGATGGTGCTAAAATGGATGATAATTCTGTAAACCCACCAAAACTAAAAGACGCTTCTAAAGATTTGAAAAAAGTCTTAGAAATCGTAAAAGATTTGGAAGAAAAATTCAGAACTAAAGATTTAATTTCGATTATTTTAGGAAAAGAATCTGCCACTACCAAAGCCTACAAATTAGAGAATTCTAAACATTTCGGAATTGGGAAATCTGAAAATGATAATTATTGGAAATCCATCATCAGACAAGCTACTGTACAAGGTTATTTGACTAAAGATATAGAAACTTACGGCGTTTTGAAACTTTCTGAGAAAGCTAAAAATTTTCTTTCTGGAAAAGAAACTCCAGAATTTATGATTGCCGAAGATAGAGAATATAATTTGGCGGCGATTGCAGATGCAGAACAAGTTCAGGTACAAGCTGGAGGTGGTCTTGACCAAAATCTTTTCGCTCAATTAAAAGAATTGAGAAAAAAAGTAGCTAAAAAACATGGCATTCCACCTTACACGGTTTTCATGGATCCAAGTTTGGAAGATATGACCGTACAATATCCAATTTCGGTAGATGAAATTGCAAAAGTCTATGGTGTTGGTGAAGGAAAAGCTAAAAAATACGGAAAAGAATTTGCAGAATTCATCGCGAAATATGTAGAAGATAACAACATTGAGAGAACTCAAGACATGGTGCTGAAAACAGTTGCCAATAAGTCTTCTCATAAGGTTTTTATCATTCAAAATACCGACAAAAAAATAGATTTAGAAGACATTGCCAAAGCGAAGCATCTCAGTATGGATGATTTGCTTTCTGAAATGGAATCTATTGTTTATCAAGGTACTAAACTAAATATAGATTATTACATAGAAGAAAATTTTGACGAAGATATTGTAGATGATTTTATGGATTTTATGAAAGAATCCGAAAGTGATTCTATGAAAGTTCTTTTGGCGGAATTTGGTGATGATTTAACGGATGAAGAAGTAAGAATGCTCAGAATTAAGTTTATTTCTGACGTAGCGAATTAA
- a CDS encoding KpsF/GutQ family sugar-phosphate isomerase encodes MEKIDIISLAKNAIAVEVTELESLKNRINEQFEKAVNIVNNSTGKLIVVGIGKSAHVGNKIVATLNSTGTPSQFLHAAEAIHGDLGVIQKNDVVLCISNSGNSPEVVYLLPFLKDYSSAFIGMTGNLKSKLAEASDVVLDSSVKVEACPNKLAPTSSTTVQMAIGDALAVCLMELNNFKDQDFAKFHPGGSLGKNLTARVEQFVSEQRPLVEVNSSIKDVIFSISSSKHGITVVTDQEKIVGVITDGDLRRMLLKTENLTGILAKDLMSANPKTVDKNALAKEAMTVLKQNNIGQLIVTDNGNYFGIIDLHRLLDEGIN; translated from the coding sequence TTGGAAAAAATAGACATTATTAGCCTTGCCAAAAACGCTATTGCAGTAGAAGTTACTGAGTTAGAATCGCTTAAAAATAGAATTAATGAACAATTCGAAAAAGCGGTAAACATAGTTAATAATTCTACAGGAAAACTGATTGTAGTAGGTATTGGTAAATCTGCACATGTAGGAAACAAAATAGTAGCAACTTTAAATTCTACAGGAACTCCATCGCAGTTTTTACACGCTGCAGAAGCGATTCACGGAGATTTAGGGGTGATTCAAAAAAATGATGTGGTGCTTTGCATCTCTAATTCTGGAAATTCGCCAGAAGTAGTGTATTTATTGCCATTTTTGAAAGATTATTCTTCGGCATTCATCGGGATGACAGGAAATTTAAAATCTAAATTGGCAGAAGCTTCTGATGTGGTTTTAGATTCTTCGGTAAAAGTGGAAGCTTGCCCTAATAAATTAGCGCCAACAAGTTCTACTACGGTTCAAATGGCCATTGGTGATGCTTTAGCAGTTTGTTTAATGGAACTGAATAATTTCAAAGACCAAGATTTTGCCAAGTTTCACCCAGGTGGAAGTTTAGGGAAAAACTTAACGGCAAGAGTAGAACAATTTGTTTCTGAGCAAAGACCTTTAGTTGAAGTAAATTCTAGTATAAAAGATGTAATTTTTTCTATTTCAAGCTCTAAGCATGGAATAACGGTGGTAACAGACCAAGAAAAAATAGTAGGTGTAATTACCGATGGAGATTTAAGAAGAATGCTTCTAAAAACCGAAAATCTTACCGGAATTTTAGCAAAAGATTTAATGTCTGCAAACCCGAAAACAGTTGACAAAAATGCACTTGCAAAAGAAGCGATGACCGTTTTAAAGCAAAACAATATCGGTCAATTGATTGTAACAGATAATGGAAATTATTTCGGAATTATCGATTTACATAGATTATTGGATGAAGGGATAAATTAG
- the tatC gene encoding twin-arginine translocase subunit TatC, with translation MAEEKEMSFLGHVGELRSHLIRCIIAIIIGALIVGFNINWIMDHVFFAPTKNDFITFRVINHYSQEFFGHESFVLPDTFQVQQKKLLQQFDVMMSVSIFGGMVLALPYIIWELWRFISPALHPNERKNSSFVINFVWILFLIGALVGYYLILPLAINFGMLFTISDSITQLFDLSDYTTLFLQVVLGMGLVFLFPVVVYFLTTIGILTPLFLKTYRRHAIVVIMVVAAIVTPADVFSMLAAAFPLLVLYEFSILMSIYVYKKIQKAEQKELVKRNA, from the coding sequence ATGGCAGAAGAAAAAGAAATGTCCTTTTTAGGGCACGTTGGTGAACTAAGATCGCATCTTATTCGTTGTATTATCGCAATTATTATTGGAGCTTTAATTGTAGGTTTCAATATCAATTGGATAATGGATCATGTGTTTTTTGCACCTACCAAAAATGATTTTATTACTTTTAGAGTGATTAATCATTATTCTCAGGAATTTTTTGGTCACGAAAGTTTCGTTTTGCCAGATACGTTTCAAGTTCAACAGAAAAAATTATTACAACAATTTGATGTAATGATGTCTGTTTCTATTTTCGGAGGAATGGTTTTGGCACTTCCTTATATTATTTGGGAATTGTGGAGATTTATCAGTCCGGCTCTTCATCCTAATGAAAGAAAAAATTCGTCTTTTGTGATTAATTTTGTGTGGATTTTATTTCTAATAGGTGCTTTAGTTGGCTATTATCTTATCCTTCCATTAGCAATCAATTTTGGAATGTTATTTACCATTTCAGATTCTATTACGCAATTATTTGACTTGTCAGATTACACTACTCTATTCTTGCAAGTGGTTTTAGGAATGGGATTGGTTTTCTTATTTCCAGTAGTCGTTTATTTTTTGACAACGATAGGAATTTTGACGCCTCTGTTTTTAAAAACGTACAGAAGACACGCGATTGTAGTCATTATGGTAGTTGCCGCAATTGTAACTCCGGCAGATGTTTTCAGTATGTTGGCTGCAGCATTTCCGCTTTTGGTTTTGTATGAATTCAGTATTTTGATGAGCATTTATGTTTACAAAAAAATTCAAAAAGCAGAACAAAAAGAATTGGTCAAAAGAAACGCTTAA